The genomic region ATTGGGTTTCACAAAAAATAACTGATGTTCCATCTTTTGAATTACATCATATTGTTTCTTACATGGATGATTTGGCCATTTCAGTTtcagatattattattatttcattactgGGTAAATACCATATCCATTGTGCAAAGTGGATAAATTATAAGCCCTCCCTTCCTGGTTTTATAAATGATTTTAAGTTGTTCTTTTCAACCAGATATCCCTAATACATTTTATCATTGCTGGATTGTACGATTGACAACCTGCAAGACTATTtaaaatactgtatataaatgaaGTACCACGTCACATTTCACCATTGAATGTTTTGAAATTTTGAAATTCTTTATTTGGCATTTAGAGcccttacacaaacacatttacaatatGAAGAACACAACAGAACAGAATCTCATGTAAACCAAAGTCAGGAAAGCAAAGGGTTCATGAGTCTGAGATTCTTTTCAAAGCAGCTTGAAGAGATTTTTTCAGGAAGGTCTCATTTAACACCAGGCAGCTGGACAGGGAGTGTTTATGTGCAGCATTGACCTGGAAAAAACAGGTGCAACAAGATTTCAAATTCCATTTCATCCTCTACAAAAATGCATGATAAGTGAAAATGTGCAAACTTACGTGACTGCTGTATTTAGTTAGGACTGTTAGCATCATTTTTGCAAACTTCACAGATTTTGTGAATTGAGGACCCTGGCTGACGAGCTGTTCAGTGAACTGTGTGAACAGTTCTTCACTCAAGTCAAgctgaataaaaaagaaaacaacgtGGATTGATGTAAAAAAGTAGACTTTCAGCATTCTTTCCATGATTAACCATACAGATTACCTTGGAGTCTAACAAGCTGTGGGTGATGGAGAGCACTGCCTCATTCCAGGCTATTTTAAGGGTCATTCTTGAcgggaaaaaaatgttaaagacaaggtcaacatataataaaaaattattTAAGTCACTTATTAGGTTGTGCTTCTTTAAGAGGTAAATACAgaaatatattgtttttatcttACTGAAGCACCAGCAGTTTGTAGTGGGAATCCATGCAGCCTTCTATCAGTCTGCTCACCAGCTCAGCCTGTGGATTCCCTGGAAACAATTAAACATAATAGATGATCAGTTGATACAAGGCCCTAGAGGTGAGGAATATTAtatctgttgtttgtgtgtgctagAACCAGGGCATTGGCCTCTATTATTGTACAGCAGAAGGAGGTGGTGATGCATTGTCCATCTCTTAATACAGTCAATGATCATAACTATTCTCTACCTATGTTTGCATCCTGCAGAACGGGTTCGATCAACGCATGGCACATAGGTCTGGGACAGTGGCTGCACAGAGATGTCACTGCATTGACAAGACATCTGGAGGCCGGCTCTGACAAGGACAGCACCTGCAGATACAGAGAGATCAATTCTTGTAAGCAATGAATATAGCCACACGTGTTGCATCCGTAGCATGGTAAGTGATGTACCCTTTCCAACAGGAGGCTCCTGATGAAAGTTGCAGACGTGCTGAAGCTGATGTCAAGTGAAGGGGCTAAGATGCAGCTGCAAAGTTTGGGCAGAGTCTGCTCTGGTAAGTCAGGAAAATTCAGCATCCTGCATAACAATTCCACCTGAGCAGGAGAAGTGGATCAAATATTACACCATTAAAAAATTTCACTTCACACttgtgaataaaacatttttacgaagacacctttaaaacattaaagactACCTGGCCAGGATCACACTCGTTCAGCACTTTGAACACATCCATGGAGCTCTGATCCCACTGCACAGGGAGAATAAGAGTAGCAATAACAGTAGAAGAAATGCAACTCTCTATAAGTGCTAAATATGGAGGCTGTATAACAAACTTTTTCTCTCACCTCTGTGTGACTTTCCAATAGCTCTTTTATTTGCAGAACAGCGAcctgaataaacacaaaaaaatcaacattttgtcATTTCAACGGTAACCTGTGTGATCAGCCATTAAGAAAATGCCTGACCAGATTAAGCCTGTATTTCCGTGTAGTGTCTCTACCTTCATATATTCAGGCAGGGCATCAAACAGGTCTGTAGTTGGCTGAGGCTCTTTGGCAGGAGTCTCTGCTGGAGCATC from Notolabrus celidotus isolate fNotCel1 chromosome 11, fNotCel1.pri, whole genome shotgun sequence harbors:
- the fance gene encoding Fanconi anemia group E protein, translated to MDSSGFLCRFDGQSKLLVLALLSGASGPFRALDIFQKQQRSSDMSLCSFIQTLCQEEINYRETEAKALTVLPLVCLFPALFKENLLSFIHLIQPVLPQTTILHLIKCLSQDPHSSPWVTTLVKQLKRSMGANNAECLYSPQCSQRLKELSQRLVSCSDTGGWAKCFSSGTAGSESQRAFGLSELGSQRKRKESFISLDSDGEETGSQSKRMKMDICVHECLETEEKSLKEELSESDAPAETPAKEPQPTTDLFDALPEYMKVAVLQIKELLESHTEWDQSSMDVFKVLNECDPGQVELLCRMLNFPDLPEQTLPKLCSCILAPSLDISFSTSATFIRSLLLERVLSLSEPASRCLVNAVTSLCSHCPRPMCHALIEPVLQDANIGNPQAELVSRLIEGCMDSHYKLLVLQMTLKIAWNEAVLSITHSLLDSKLDLSEELFTQFTEQLVSQGPQFTKSVKFAKMMLTVLTKYSSHVNAAHKHSLSSCLVLNETFLKKSLQAALKRISDS